GCCAGGGATGTCGATCCGGCGTCCTTCGCTGCGGAGATGGCCCGGGGGCTGGGAGGCAGTGAGCCTGTGGAAGAGGATGGCGTCTACAGGTTCACGTTCGGGAACGATGGCATGGCTGTCGTGCATGCTGCCGGCGCGGACCTGCGCGTGATCTCCCTCACCGGAGGACATGCCGCCATGGAAGAGCTGATCGACAGCATAGAGTGGCAATGAACTGTGCGGGGAAAGCCCCCGCAGCCGTGCCTTTCCTGCCATGCGGGGAGGACACGTTCCGGCCGCCGGCATGTCCCTGCCCCGCTCGGGCGCTGACCAGGGGCGCATCACCGCCACGGGCGTCACAGCCCGGGGCCTGCCGGCATAAAGACTGTGACAGAGGGCAGGGCGGACATCCGTCGGGAGTGGATGAGCGCGCCCTGTCCGTTTTTATGATGGGCCAGAGGAGGCCGCAGCGGATATCCGCAGCGCGGGAACAGGACCGCCAGTCCTCCTGCCCGGCAGCAGAGGGACCGCCTCGTCGCCTCAAGGATACGGCATCTCCCGGGCAGGTTTCCGCACGGCTGCTGTACTAGTGGCCCTGCCCGGCCGGCAGCGTGTTCCGGTGCGTCCACCAGTGGAGCATGCCGACGAACAGGGCACCTCCGGCGATATTGCCCAGGGTGACGGGGATGAGGTTGCGGAGCGCGAAGTTGCTCCAGGTCAGGCTGGCCAGAGCGTCGGCGGACAGGCCCGACGCCGTGGCAAAAAGCTCATTGCCCGCTGCCATGATGCCTGCAGGGATGTAATACATGTTGGCTACGCTGTGTTCGAAGCCGGAAGTGATGAACAGCCAGATGGGAAAGAAGATGCCCAGCATCTTGCCGGTCTGGCTGCGGGCGCTCCAGCAGAACCAGACCGCCAGACAAACGAGCCAGTTGCACATCAGACCCAGGTAAAAGGCAGGCAGGAAATCCAGAGCCACCTTGCCTGCGGCGATGCGCAGGGTCACACCGCCGAGCAGTCCGGCGCCGCTGGCAAGCTGGCCGGACATGACGATCATATGGGCAACGAAGACGCTGCCCAGGAAGTTGCCGAGGTAGACGAACAGCCAGTTGCGCAGCATGGCCGTCAGGGTGATGCGTTTTTCCGCAAGGGCCATGCACATGAGCGTATTGCCGGTGAACAGCTCCATGCCTGTCAGCATGACCAGCATCAGGCCCACGGGGAAAAGGGTCCCTGCCAGACATTTGCCCAGGCCATAGGTCTCCGGGCGGGCGAGCAGGTTGAATGCGGCCATGTTTGACCCTTCCGCGGCAAAGGCGATGAAGGCTCCGGCCCAGAAGCCCAGTACGAGCTGGCGCAGCCAGCAGGCTCCGGCCTTCTTTTCTCCCGCGGCTATACCGAAGGCCACGGTTTCCGGTTGACTCAGCGTAAGCGCATCCATCGCTCCTCCCGGGGATTGTGCTCTTTTGTGCGGGACCCGAAAAAAATTGCCCGGTGAAAACACCAGGGCAGTCTTTTTTCGTTTTTTTCACTGATTGTCAACAGGTTGCGAAAACAGAGAGCATCAATCCCCCTGTGGGGAGGTCCCTCCGGCCCCGTGGGGGATGCCGTCGGCGATGTCGGCGAGGATGGCCATCACAGCGGCCGCGACCCGACGGGATGCCTGGCCGCTGGTCCCGGGCAGGCCCGGATGCGGACAGGGCCGGAGCAGCGCATCACCGGCGGCGGCCAGATCCGCAGCAGAGGGGCAGGCCTTGTGCCAGCCGTCATGGACAGCGACCTGATCAGGACGCAGCGGGGGCAGAAGCAGGACACGCTTGCCGGCATACAGGGCCTCCCGCAGCAGCGAGGGAGAATCACTCACGGCAAAAACGCAGGCACACAGGAGCGAAAGGAAGGCAACATGCGTCAAGGGGGGCAGGATGCGGATACCAGACGGGAGTTGCCGGCCAGGATCCTGGAAACAGGAAAGGGCGGACGGATGCTGTACCAGCAGGATGGAGAGGCCCTGCCGGGCGTGCAGTGCCTGCAGGCCTTCCAGCAGGAGGCGCCTGCGCTCAGGGCTGCGGAGGGTCGCCGGATGCCGGAGATAGCAGAGGATGAACGTGCCAGCAGCCATGCCGTGGCGCTCCGCCTCCTCGAAGGGCCGCAGGCGGGGACGGTCCATTTCGAACAGGTCATAGAGGGTGTCCCCCGTGACGCAGCTCCCCCGCTCCATCAGTTCGGCATGCAGGCGCTGCTCATCAGCAGGGTCAAGGCAGCAGAGCAGGCTGGACAGGCGGTCCGTGAGGCCGGCATGCCGCCCTTCCGGGCAGTTCATGTCTCTCGGCAGCTGCCCGGCTCCCACGTGGATGACCGGGATGCCGTGTTCCGCCGCGGCCAGAGCCGCCGCCAGCGTCGTGACGGAATGGCCGTAGACCAGCACCGCGGCAGGGGCTTCTCGCTGTATCAGCAGACTGGCCCTGCCCATGATGTGGGCCAGCAGGCTCGCATCGGAAAGGGATGCCGGGGCGGGGCCCAGCCGGTGGCAGGGGCTGATGGCGTAGTCCTCCAGCAGGGGGGCCAGAGGGCGTGATCCCCCTTTTCAGCGGAGAGGACAAGACGGGGTTCCCAGGCCCGGAACGTTCGTACCGTACGTTCCACAGGGACATGTTGCAGCAATTGTGAACGCGTGCCGGTAAAAACGAGAACGTGCATGCTCATGGACAGGGCTCCTGTGTCACGAGAGCCGGTGGGGACGACGCAGCCGGGCCCAGATACTGCTGAGGGCGAACCAGACGCAGGCCACGAGGATCATGGTGGCGCCGCTGGCCGTGGACAGCCATTCCTGTGCCGAGAGCAGCAGTCCGGCTATCCCGGACGTGATGGCCACCAC
This is a stretch of genomic DNA from Desulfovibrio piger. It encodes these proteins:
- a CDS encoding UDP-N-acetylglucosamine 2-epimerase codes for the protein MAPLLEDYAISPCHRLGPAPASLSDASLLAHIMGRASLLIQREAPAAVLVYGHSVTTLAAALAAAEHGIPVIHVGAGQLPRDMNCPEGRHAGLTDRLSSLLCCLDPADEQRLHAELMERGSCVTGDTLYDLFEMDRPRLRPFEEAERHGMAAGTFILCYLRHPATLRSPERRRLLLEGLQALHARQGLSILLVQHPSALSCFQDPGRQLPSGIRILPPLTHVAFLSLLCACVFAVSDSPSLLREALYAGKRVLLLPPLRPDQVAVHDGWHKACPSAADLAAAGDALLRPCPHPGLPGTSGQASRRVAAAVMAILADIADGIPHGAGGTSPQGD
- a CDS encoding formate/nitrite transporter family protein: MDALTLSQPETVAFGIAAGEKKAGACWLRQLVLGFWAGAFIAFAAEGSNMAAFNLLARPETYGLGKCLAGTLFPVGLMLVMLTGMELFTGNTLMCMALAEKRITLTAMLRNWLFVYLGNFLGSVFVAHMIVMSGQLASGAGLLGGVTLRIAAGKVALDFLPAFYLGLMCNWLVCLAVWFCWSARSQTGKMLGIFFPIWLFITSGFEHSVANMYYIPAGIMAAGNELFATASGLSADALASLTWSNFALRNLIPVTLGNIAGGALFVGMLHWWTHRNTLPAGQGH